CCATGGCTACAAGTGGTGCCATAGAAGGGCCGTGTAGGCTCTCCAGGCCCACCTAGGAGGGCCAGCGCCTCCCCGGGCAGCACCTGTGCGCTCAGAGCGTGCCCCCGTGGCGGGGTATAGAGCTGACAGTGGTCCTAGCCCTCCCTTGGCACCACCGCTGTCGTCTCTCCTTGGTGCTCCGCCTCCTTTTCGTGTCGTCATGGGGCTGAGGAGGAGAGTAGGCTGCTGGAGGAGGTTAGGGGGCTCCGCGGGAAGGTGAACAGGACGCTGCCGGCGGCGCTGCGGCGGTTGGCCCCCGGGGCCTACTCGGTTATTGCTGGGAGGAGGCTGCCCCGCGCTGGGCGGGGAGGCTAGCGTGGACGTGGCGTGGTAGCCTGCATGGCCTGGTGGGGCCGGGCTGCCGGGGGTTCGGGCGGCCCCGGCCTAGCCGGGGGTGCTAGGGGTAGGCGGTCCCGGGGCCCGGGGCTTGTTCTGGGCGTGTCTCTGGAGGCCTCTTAGCTCGTCTTTGGCGCGGAGGAGGAGGCTCCAGCGGAGCCCTGGCCGCCGCGTGAAGAGGGGCTGGCCTTTGCTGAGCACTGCTGCGCGGAAGCCCGGTGGGGCGTAGTCGAGTAGCTTTACGTCCACCGGGGCGCCGGCGAGCTTGGAGAGGAGTAGGCTGAGCGTGTAGGTGTAGTATGGCTCGTCGTGGTAGCTTATCCTGCCTGCCGTGTAGACTGCTACGTCTATGTCCCGGAATAGCCTGTGGCGCGTGAACCCCCCGTATATTAGTGCTAGGAGTATCTCCCTGTGCCTGCTGAGCTCCGATGCTATCAGCCTGGCGGTCTCTAGCCTGGCTCTAGGGGGCATACTGCGTGGTAGCGGCTTCTCCTCTAGCAGCCTCTTCAATGCACTCCTCCAGTCTGTGGAGGAACTCCTCTACGGCTTTTATGCCTCCCCTAGCTGCCTCGTTGAGGGCCCTCAGGTCGTCTATGAACCAGTAGCGGTGGATTATCGCGTTGCGTAGCGCTGCTAGCCTGGCCATCTCCTCGCCTACACGGGCGGGTATGACCCCCGCCTCGATGAGCCTCAGGAAGGACTCGCGGTAGGATGAGGGAGGCTGCTCGAACAGCTTCTCTAGAAGCGCTACCGCGGCGTCTACAGAGGCCTCGACGAGGAGTATTATGGCGTAGCGGAGCGAGTATCTCAGCGTCTTGTCCCTGGCCACCTCCTCGGCCGGCAGCCCAGCTAGGAACCTTAGCTGGTCAAGCGCCTCCCGCGCGTCGGCTAGGTAGCGGCGTATCGCCTCCACCTCCTCCGGGGAAAGCCTAGACCCAAGGCTGCCGCACACACCCATAGTACACTCCTCCGGCTCCCCGTCGACCGGTGGACACGGGGCTCCATGCCGAGCCTGCCGAGGCCGGTAGCCCCCGCTCACACTACCCCCGGGAGCAGCGCCCCGAGGGGCGAGACGCATTCCCCTCCATAACGCTGCAGAATGAGACCCGCATATCCTGCTCGCCGACCCCGTGCTGCTAGCCACTCGGGCGTTCCGTGCCCCGACACCATTATGGGGCTGCGCGCCAGGCCCCGGGAGCTCCGTCGCTGATAAAAGATCTAGCCGAGGAGAGGAAGAAGCTAGAGGATGAAATCGAGAAGCTCCGGGACGAGAAGAGGCTGGAAGAGAAGGTGAACGCGACACTGGCGGAGCTGGAGGAGCCCAGGGCCCGGCTCGACGGGCTGCGGGGCGCCGTGAACGCCACTACTGCGTGCAGTGGGGGCTCCGGGCTGCCTGGCCTCCGTGGCTGTGGCGGCGGGGAGGCTGCCCCGCGCGGGCGGGGCTAGAGGGTGTGGCCTCGGGGTGCCTGGTGCTGCCGGGGGCTGTAGGGCTTCATTCTCGCCTCCTGTGCTGCTTGGCTAGGAGCGCGTATGTACTGGTGGTATTCTTCCACCTTTTCCTCGGGGAAGGGTGTCTCCGCGTCCACCCCCTCTACTCTTGCCAGCTTCCTGTCCAGCGTGTATATCTTCTCCGCGTTGAGGCTCCGGGCTAGTGCTACAAGGTAGCCGTCCCACGACTCGATGCTGTAGGCTGCTGTGTCTAGGGCCTTTGCCGCTGGTGCGGCTTCTACGCTGGGGTAGAGCGCGGGTGAGCCCGTCTCAAGCATAGAGACTAGGACCTTCTTTACGGCGTGCCTCTGGACCCGGAGGTACCTCGTGGCTATGTGGTAGGCGCCGAGCACGGCTGTCACCGGTATTACCGCCCTCCGGCGGAGCGCTAGGACATCCTCCTAGGAACTCCACGGCGGGCCGGCGGAGCGGGTTCTCGAAGCACACGAGGACAACTATGCTGACGTCCACCACCCCCTCAACGTACCCCGAGCTTGCGCTCCGCGTACTCACGCCCCATCCACTCCCACTCCTCCTCTACCCGGCCGCCAGCCTCCTCGGTGAACGGCTCTAGACGCTCAGCCAGAGCCCGCTCCCTCCACCACGCGGCCCGCTCCCCCAGGTCCCCGGCCCCCCGGGGGCACAAGCTCCACCCAGCCACCCCGGACCCGCAGGACCAGCCGCCCACCGTTCTCTAGGCCTAGTAGCCGGCGCACCTCAGCCGGGAGGACTAGCCTCCCACGCCGGTCCACCCGGACCTCGTACTCCCCGGAGCAAGCCGCGGCACAGAGCCACCCCCGGGCGAATCCTCCAGAGAAGACCCTCACTAGGTATAACCTGGGGCCCCGCTATCGCTGTCTCCATCCCTTAGCGCTGCGGCCCTGTGCCGGGCGGCCCCGCCGGCGTGCCCCCGGGGGTTCTTGCCCCTTGTGGGCGCCCCCTGGCCGGGGCTAGCGGGGGTTCGCCCCGCGGGGCTGCTGGGCGAGGATGCAGGCCCATGTGGAGGGGCCGTCGAGGAGGATGCGTAGCCTGTTCAGCACCTCTCTCCCTACGAGGCGCTTGCCCCCGCCGTAGAGGGGCGTCTCGATGTAGACCTCGAGCCGCCGCCCCGCTACCTCGGCGACGGCGCGGGCCACTCTCATCGTGACGGTGTCTGCTAGCGTGCGGTAGGTCCTCCAGAGGCTCCGGGGCAGCTCGCCTATCATGAAGAACTCGTACTCGCCACGGGGCAGCATTATCGGGCCCTCGTACCCGGTGTCCACTTGGAGGGCTATCTCGCCGTACTCCTCCAGGGCCGCGTTGTAGAGGCGCAGACGGAGCATGGGGTAGGGGAGCCTCAGCCCCGGCGCGTAGCTCCAGCACTCTATGCCGGCTCCAGCGCCCCGCCCAGCCACTCGCCCCCTCCCCCGGCCTCGTCGTCCACACCCGGCCGCACCAGGACGGCCCTTCTCACCCCGCGACGGCGTAGCTCGCGCAGCGCCTCGGCGGCCTCCTCGAGGCTGGCGTAGACGCCTACTAGCCGGCCCCCGGCTATCACGACGTACATGCCGCGGGCCTCCCGGAGGAGCCGGGGCCGCAGCCGCTCCCACGCCTCATCGTCCACAGCCGAGTCCTCCACCACGGCGCCGCCGCGGAGCCAGAGCTCGATAGCCTCCTCCACGGCCTCGGAGGGCGAGAGGCCCCGGCGGGCAGCCTCGGCCTTAAGAAGCCTAACCTTCTCCGGAGATATCTTCTTCAGCACTAGAGGCAACCCAGTCGCCCCGGGTACACCAGTACACCCAGAACAGCGCTTTCAACCTATCCCCTGGCAGAGCCGAGCCCCAGGAGCGGCCCGGAGCGTAGGGCTATGCTTATCCCTCTCTGCCCGCTCTACAGCCACGGGGCAGAGAGGGCCCCCGGAGTGCCTCTGGTGGCCCGCCCCCTGGGAGCTGGAGGCCGGAGCCCGAGAAGGCCCGGATTACTCGCCGCCTAGCCCCCTGACCTCGCCTCCGAAGAGGCCTCGAGGAGCCTGCTCCTGGAGGCGCTGCTACGCGAAGCAGCCACACGGGAGGACGTGGAGAAGCTCGAGGAGAAGATAGAGCAGAGGATGCACCGGATAGAAGAGAGGCTCGTAGACCGGAGAAAGAGCCGAGGGAGGTGGGCCCCGTGGCCGAGGAGAGACGGGCAAGGGTAATCGAGTACGACCCGGAGGCCGACGTGCTAACAGTGAACCTCCGGCCCGGCAGGAGGATAGCCGAGGATAGGCTACTCGACAACGATGTGGTGGTATCGGTGGACGAGAAGGGCGAGCCAGTGCAGGTGCAGGTGCTCGACGCCAGCAAGCGGGGCCTCGTCGAGGCGCTCCTAGAGCTCCACC
The window above is part of the Pyrodictium abyssi genome. Proteins encoded here:
- a CDS encoding nucleotidyltransferase domain-containing protein, which gives rise to MKRLLEEKPLPRSMPPRARLETARLIASELSRHREILLALIYGGFTRHRLFRDIDVAVYTAGRISYHDEPYYTYTLSLLLSKLAGAPVDVKLLDYAPPGFRAAVLSKGQPLFTRRPGLRWSLLLRAKDELRGLQRHAQNKPRAPGPPTPSTPG
- the hepT gene encoding type VII toxin-antitoxin system HepT family RNase toxin, with amino-acid sequence MGVCGSLGSRLSPEEVEAIRRYLADAREALDQLRFLAGLPAEEVARDKTLRYSLRYAIILLVEASVDAAVALLEKLFEQPPSSYRESFLRLIEAGVIPARVGEEMARLAALRNAIIHRYWFIDDLRALNEAARGGIKAVEEFLHRLEECIEEAARGEAATTQYAP
- a CDS encoding AbrB/MazE/SpoVT family DNA-binding domain-containing protein is translated as MRVFSGGFARGWLCAAACSGEYEVRVDRRGRLVLPAEVRRLLGLENGGRLVLRVRGGWVELVPPGGRGPGGAGRVVEGAGSG
- a CDS encoding DUF2283 domain-containing protein, with amino-acid sequence MAEERRARVIEYDPEADVLTVNLRPGRRIAEDRLLDNDVVVSVDEKGEPVQVQVLDASKRGLVEALLELHQARKALLQLLTGRSTAGPAERQQAPESP